A single genomic interval of Eptesicus fuscus isolate TK198812 chromosome 10, DD_ASM_mEF_20220401, whole genome shotgun sequence harbors:
- the KCTD20 gene encoding BTB/POZ domain-containing protein KCTD20 isoform X1 produces MNVHRGSESDRLLLQEASCLMDETSAAAQEKETNSLTSGLQNLAYPLTPRSDDLSLDYAAQPASLQFPHIMPLPEDSKGSCLPSGNKRSYEPFTAPERFGNSSMGFGSNVHSQAPEKVTLLVDGTRFVVNPQIFTAHPDTMLGRMFGPGREYNFTRPNEKGEYEIAEGISATVFRTVLDYYKTGIINCPDGISIPDLRDTCDYLCINFDFNTIRCQDLSALLHELSNDGAHKQFDHYLEELILPIMVGCAKKGERECHIVVLTDEDSVDWDEDHPPPMGEEYSQILYSSKLYRFFKYIENRDVAKTVLKERGLKNIRIGIEGYPTCKEKIKRRPGGRSEVIYNYVQRPFIQMSWEKEEGKSRHVDFQCVRSKSLTNLVAAGEDVLEDQEILMHHPPQVDELDRLNAPLSQMASNDFQD; encoded by the exons ATGAATGTTCATCGTGGCAGTGAGAGTGACAGGTTATTGCTGCAGGAGGCCAGCTGCCTGATGGATGAAACCTCAGCTGCAGcccaagaaaaagaaactaatagCCTGACTTCTGGTCTTCAAAATCTTGCTTATCCGCTAACTCCCAGGAGTGATG ACCTTTCACTGGACTATGCCGCTCAGCCAGCAAGTCTCCAGTTCCCTCACATAATGCCACTTCCCGAAGACAGCAAAGGCTCCTGCCTCCCAAGCGGGAATAAACGGAGCTATGAACCTTTTACTGCTCCAGaacgatttggaaacagctctATGGGCTTTGGCAGTAATGTTCATTCCCAGGCGCCAGAGAAAGTGACACTTCTCGTAGATGGCACACGTTTTGTGGTGAATCCACAAATTTTCACTGCTCACCCGGATACCATGTTGGGAAG GATGTTTGGACCAGGACGAGAGTACAACTTCACACGGCCCAACGAGAAGGGGGAGTACGAGATTGCCGAAGGAATCAGTGCAACGGTCTTTCGAACGGTGCTG GATTATTACAAAACTGGTATCATCAATTGTCCTGATGGCATCTCTATCCCAGACCTTAGAGATACGTGTGATTATCTCTGCATTAACTTTGACTTCAACACTATCCGATGTCAGGATCTGA GTGCTTTATTGCATGAACTATCCAATGACGGTGCTCACAAGCAGTTTGATCACTACCTCGAAGAACTGATCCTGCCCATCATGGTGGGCTGTGCCAAGAAAGGGGAGCGCGAGTGCCACATCGTTGTGCTGACAGATGAGGATTCGGTGGACTGGGATGAagaccaccccccacccatggGAGAGGAATATTCCCAAA TTCTTTATAGTTCCAAGCTCTACAGATTCTTCAAGTATATTGAGAATCGGGATGTTGCTAAAACAGTATTAAAGGAACGGGGCCTGAAAAACATTCGCATTGGAATTGAAG GTTACCCTACctgtaaagaaaaaattaagagaagACCTGGTGGCCGATCTGAAGTCATCTATAATTATGTGCAGCGCCCTTTTATCCAGATGTCatgggaaaaggaagaaggaaagagtcGCCATGTGGACTTCCAATGTGTTCGGAGCAAGTCCCTCACTAATCTGGTAGCTGCTGGAGAGGATGTCTTGGAGGACCAGGAGATATTGATGCATCACCCGCCCCAAGTGGATGAACTTGACCGGCTAAATGCCCCACTTTCTCAGATGGCTTCTAACGACTTTCAGGATTAG
- the KCTD20 gene encoding BTB/POZ domain-containing protein KCTD20 isoform X2, with product MFGPGREYNFTRPNEKGEYEIAEGISATVFRTVLDYYKTGIINCPDGISIPDLRDTCDYLCINFDFNTIRCQDLSALLHELSNDGAHKQFDHYLEELILPIMVGCAKKGERECHIVVLTDEDSVDWDEDHPPPMGEEYSQILYSSKLYRFFKYIENRDVAKTVLKERGLKNIRIGIEGYPTCKEKIKRRPGGRSEVIYNYVQRPFIQMSWEKEEGKSRHVDFQCVRSKSLTNLVAAGEDVLEDQEILMHHPPQVDELDRLNAPLSQMASNDFQD from the exons ATGTTTGGACCAGGACGAGAGTACAACTTCACACGGCCCAACGAGAAGGGGGAGTACGAGATTGCCGAAGGAATCAGTGCAACGGTCTTTCGAACGGTGCTG GATTATTACAAAACTGGTATCATCAATTGTCCTGATGGCATCTCTATCCCAGACCTTAGAGATACGTGTGATTATCTCTGCATTAACTTTGACTTCAACACTATCCGATGTCAGGATCTGA GTGCTTTATTGCATGAACTATCCAATGACGGTGCTCACAAGCAGTTTGATCACTACCTCGAAGAACTGATCCTGCCCATCATGGTGGGCTGTGCCAAGAAAGGGGAGCGCGAGTGCCACATCGTTGTGCTGACAGATGAGGATTCGGTGGACTGGGATGAagaccaccccccacccatggGAGAGGAATATTCCCAAA TTCTTTATAGTTCCAAGCTCTACAGATTCTTCAAGTATATTGAGAATCGGGATGTTGCTAAAACAGTATTAAAGGAACGGGGCCTGAAAAACATTCGCATTGGAATTGAAG GTTACCCTACctgtaaagaaaaaattaagagaagACCTGGTGGCCGATCTGAAGTCATCTATAATTATGTGCAGCGCCCTTTTATCCAGATGTCatgggaaaaggaagaaggaaagagtcGCCATGTGGACTTCCAATGTGTTCGGAGCAAGTCCCTCACTAATCTGGTAGCTGCTGGAGAGGATGTCTTGGAGGACCAGGAGATATTGATGCATCACCCGCCCCAAGTGGATGAACTTGACCGGCTAAATGCCCCACTTTCTCAGATGGCTTCTAACGACTTTCAGGATTAG